In a genomic window of Streptomyces katrae:
- a CDS encoding AAA family ATPase, which yields MSEAGPDVKNANSAVDPGRRAVRPIAPRGVVDLRGRTDTGICLSYPRDAVVVIAGLPGSGKSTLLRAWAGHGTVLDPRATRAACEALAPAWLPYGAYRPLARLHHMRRIRRAMRGSGPLLLHDCGTRTWLRRWLAHSAGRAGRQAHMVLLDVGTREALSGQRARRRLAPPRVFATHERGLATLLSGIEGGGPAGAAGFASVVLLDRRLRDTSPRARFAGAPGRQ from the coding sequence GTGTCCGAAGCCGGCCCTGACGTGAAGAACGCGAACTCCGCCGTGGATCCCGGCCGCCGAGCCGTCCGCCCGATCGCCCCGCGAGGCGTCGTCGACCTGCGCGGCCGTACCGATACGGGCATATGCCTGTCCTACCCGCGGGACGCGGTCGTCGTCATAGCCGGCCTCCCCGGCAGCGGGAAGAGCACCCTGCTGCGCGCGTGGGCCGGTCACGGAACCGTCCTGGATCCGCGCGCCACCCGCGCCGCCTGCGAGGCGCTCGCGCCGGCCTGGCTCCCCTACGGCGCCTACCGGCCCCTGGCGCGGCTGCACCACATGCGCCGCATACGCAGGGCGATGCGGGGCTCCGGCCCGCTGCTCCTGCACGACTGCGGCACCCGGACCTGGCTGCGCCGATGGCTCGCCCACAGCGCCGGCCGGGCGGGGCGCCAGGCGCACATGGTCCTCCTCGACGTCGGGACCCGGGAGGCCCTTTCGGGCCAGCGCGCCCGCCGGCGCCTGGCCCCGCCCCGCGTCTTCGCCACCCATGAACGGGGCTTGGCGACCCTGCTGTCAGGAATCGAGGGCGGCGGCCCGGCGGGAGCCGCGGGATTCGCCTCCGTGGTCCTCCTCGACCGCCGGCTGCGCGACACCTCACCCCGTGCCCGGTTCGCGGGAGCGCCCGGGCGCCAGTAG